Within Aerosakkonema funiforme FACHB-1375, the genomic segment TTCTACTGTGCTAAAAACACCAGTTGTCAATCCGCTCTTACTTACCCCGTCAAAGGAGACAATACCACTAGCTTTTATTGTTACGCTACCAGCATCTCCCTGTCCCAAAGTAGTGGTAACTAACTCAGCCCCATCACTCAAAGAAAGCGAACCGGATTGAATGCTAATATTGCCACCTTTGCCTATAGCTTCAGCTTCTACATTGCTTAAGACAAAGCTATTTTCTAGAGAAACAGAGTCTTCAGCCTGTACGGATATGCTTCCTGCATTTCCTTGTCCAAAAGTTCTACCGATCAAGAAAGCTCCGTCTGTTAAAGAAATTGACTTTGCTTTAATAGTGATTTCTCCTCCATTACCGATAGCACCAGATGCTACGGTACTGAAAATAGTAGTTCCATCACCTGCCATAGAAAAGCGATCTCGGACATTAATGCTCACATTTCCAGCATTACCTTTGCCAAAAGTATCAGTAGCTAATCGGGCACCATTACTTAGAGAGAGCGAATTCGCCTCAATATTTATGTTCCCCGCATCACCTACAGAACCAAGTGCTGCACTGCCGAAAATACTGGTGTTATCACCTGTAAGCGATACATTATCACGAACATTAATTGTTATACTCCCTGAATTCCCTTGTCCAAAAGTGCTATTGGTAATTAGTGCTTTATCTGCCAATGAAAGTGAACCTGCTGTAATAATAATGTTGCCACTTTCCCCTGCTGCTTTTGAGCCTAAGTCATTTCTAACGCTACTTGACTGCCTTATTGAAACTGCTCCAGTAACATTAAGCGTTATATCTCCGTTTTGAACGCCAACACTTTCAGAACATGAACAGCTACCAGCTTGAAGACTGCTCTCTCCAAAAATATTTAATATTTGAGCATTGATTGTTATATTACCCCCATTTCTAGCACGTACATCTATTGATGATTTATTAGTGATTGAAATAGCACTTCGCGCTATACCATCAAGAAAATTCAACTGTAAAAGGTTGCTATTAACATTTAACCCGACTGCTCCTATTCCTGCCAAACCGCCTAATTCAACTTGACCGCCTGGTGCGTTTAAGTTTGCTCCCGATAGCAGTACACCTCCACCCACTAACGCTAAAGTTTTATCAGGTTGTACCTCAAGAGTAGATCTTTGTACGCTAATGCCTGCCGCCTTATCTCGGAATTGAATGCCAACAGGAATATTTATGGCTAGTAGCGGTGGAGCAGAACTATTATTTGCACTAAATTCAATTCCCCCATCAAATATTAAACTATTCGCTGTACTAGCTAAAAACGAGCCACCTATATTCAACCTAGCATTAGGGCCAAAAATTATCCCACTGGGGTTAATCAAAAATAAATTAGCCGTACCATTAGCTTTAATCGACCCATCAATATTAGAAATATTTCCCCCCGTCACCCGGCTGAAAATATTTTGCACATCTAAAGCATTGTTGAAAAAAGCTGACCCCCCAGTTGGAACAGAAAACTCTCGGAAACTATGAAAAAGATTATTTCCGGCTCGATTCCCGTTCTCGATCGTAAAATTAAGACCGTCTGATGTATTGACATTAGTAGATAGCGTCCCATCTGGGGCAATTTGAGCTTTGGCGACAGTAATAGGAACCCAACACCATAAAGCAATACCGCCAATTATCTGCAATGTTCTGGTAATTAGTAGTTGTTGCATATTACCTCTAGCCTCAAAATGGACTGTATTGTACGGAGAAATATAAACCTTGTTCTTGCAACGTTCTGTCGCTTGAATCAACTTCAATTAGAGGAATGCCATACTCAAATCGGGCAATAAAGCGATCGCCCTGTCGCCACTGTACCCCAAGTCCGACACCCAGCAAGGTGTTGGGGTCTGGATTCTGTCTGCCGGAACTACTCCAAGCCGTGCCAAAATCAATAAATGGAATAACTTGCAAAACCCCTTGCTGTCTGGGTAAACGGTAAATCGGTATCTGCACTTCTGCGGAAGCCAAAACGCCGTTATCAGTTAGTAAAGCATCTTGGCGGTATCCTCGGACACTGCGGAACCCGCCTAAACCAAACTGTTCTAGAGGTACAAGCGCCCTATTTGATAGCTGTACGTCAGAACGAAGCAGCAGTAAAGTTTCTGGTGCCAAAAGCCGCACGTACTGTGCTTGTCCTCGCCAAGCGAAAAAGCGACTATCGGGAGCTTCCTCGTGAATAGTGGCATCGAAAGCACCGATTCCCACGCTAAACTGAGAGCGAGCGGCAAAGACTTCTCTGGGATTGCGCTGCGTCCATTCCTGAACAAACCGCACTGCTGATATGCGGGTTCTTCCTTCGTCGTCTGCGCCTGGGGATAGGGGGTAGTTTTCTCCCAATAGAGTGGTCTGGCTTTCCTGTCGAGATGCGGATATACCAAGGGCGAATTCTTTGGTGGGAGTTTGAATTACAGGTTGGCGAAGGGATAATTCGTAGTAGTGGGAGTCTCCGGTGATATCTGCGCGATCGAATGGCGGTTCGATGACATTAGTTGAAGTTAGTCCACCAGCCAATCGGATCGTACCGTTGCGGGGATTGAACGGCATAGTGTAGCTGAGGTCTAAAGCATTACTGCCATCGGTGTTAGTGTAGACTACTCTTAAGCTATCTCCAAAACCGATTAAATTACCTTGGTCGATCTGAACGCCGCGACGGAAGCTACCGACACTGGGAGAACGACCGTTATCGGCAAAGAATTGCAGGTCAAATGAGTCAGCTTCTGTTACTTTAACTTCCAATATGCTGCGGTCTGGACGGGAACCAGCAGCCAATTCAGCCGATATGTTTTTAATCAGGGGGTTAAGTTGCAATAGCTGCAACGCCCTAAGCAAACGGTTGGTATTCAGAGGTCGTGAGGTGGCGAGTTGCAAACGACTGCGTACATAGCCGGGATTGAGTCGTCTAGTTCCTCTGACTCTAATATCTTCTATAGTGCCTTCGATAATTTGAATTTTGATTACAGCCCCTTCTGGGGATATAGGGTCTTGGTCAACGGGGATAACAGCACCTGAATTGATGTATCCCGCATCAGTGTATAGCTTGGTGATGGCTGCTTCTGCTTCCAGCACTTCGGCAAATGTCACCTGTCTATTGGTGAACTGCTTGGTCACTTCAGCTAATTTTTCGTCGCTGAATGCGTTGTTACCCTCGAATACAAATTTTTTAACAATAATTGTGCCGGGGATATTGGGCCATTGCTGGGGTGTGGGTGGTGTTGGTGCAGGTGGCTGAAGGGGTTGTTCCTGGCTGGGCGGTAGTGTGGGTGCAGGTGGTTCCGGGGTTCTGGGGATAATAGGGTTGGGAAGTTGGGCTAGCTGGCTGAAATGAGGATCGGGAGGAAGGGTAATTGAAGTAGATTTGGTATCAAAGATATCAGCAGTAGTATGAGCAGCAACTCCGGAGACACTTCCTACAACAGTTAGAAGCGCTGGTATTATCAGCCAATTACTTTGAGAGATGTGGTATCGCACTGCTGTATCTCGCTAGCAGATGTGAGCATTTTAACTAGATGATTTTATTTTGAGGGTATTTGGGCAGCCGGACAAGTAGCTGGCGAGCGGTTGGGACGGTTGCTTTCGATACCAGTGGGGTAATAAGCTCTAAAAACTACCTGCGGAATTTCCAGAAGATTATCCGATAAAACTTTCTAGCCCATTTTACAAACCTTTAGATTTTACCGCACAGGATGCCTACATAACTCCTGGTTTCCATCCCGATAAGTAGATGTGAGACAAAATACAAGGAGTCAAAAACATGGGTCAATACATCCCTTACACAACCATTAAAGATAATGGTGATGTCTACAAACATACCTCAGAATATGATGGT encodes:
- a CDS encoding ShlB/FhaC/HecB family hemolysin secretion/activation protein, translating into MRYHISQSNWLIIPALLTVVGSVSGVAAHTTADIFDTKSTSITLPPDPHFSQLAQLPNPIIPRTPEPPAPTLPPSQEQPLQPPAPTPPTPQQWPNIPGTIIVKKFVFEGNNAFSDEKLAEVTKQFTNRQVTFAEVLEAEAAITKLYTDAGYINSGAVIPVDQDPISPEGAVIKIQIIEGTIEDIRVRGTRRLNPGYVRSRLQLATSRPLNTNRLLRALQLLQLNPLIKNISAELAAGSRPDRSILEVKVTEADSFDLQFFADNGRSPSVGSFRRGVQIDQGNLIGFGDSLRVVYTNTDGSNALDLSYTMPFNPRNGTIRLAGGLTSTNVIEPPFDRADITGDSHYYELSLRQPVIQTPTKEFALGISASRQESQTTLLGENYPLSPGADDEGRTRISAVRFVQEWTQRNPREVFAARSQFSVGIGAFDATIHEEAPDSRFFAWRGQAQYVRLLAPETLLLLRSDVQLSNRALVPLEQFGLGGFRSVRGYRQDALLTDNGVLASAEVQIPIYRLPRQQGVLQVIPFIDFGTAWSSSGRQNPDPNTLLGVGLGVQWRQGDRFIARFEYGIPLIEVDSSDRTLQEQGLYFSVQYSPF